Proteins encoded in a region of the Takifugu flavidus isolate HTHZ2018 chromosome 10, ASM371156v2, whole genome shotgun sequence genome:
- the themis2 gene encoding protein THEMIS2 isoform X1: MAVSVVLPLQDLIASLDKKCLPRILQVYSGVYFQGSVYDVSGYEVSFSTGDLIKVIDTELVSVCCEDISMNEKFELPINYTGLFKMVPEMIPYSSVEEMVTLMPVTLESSSSFTFTSCSKIAFENLTVGAGTVLTVLSIERKEGKEDKLRCKVQGHHEAAEVAIPLSVRGQFAECEQEECFTLQQILSSPLLNSRRFRFIGNKCDRPLVLTPVYQVRAIMNLRKEILKFPSSLEVDVVDVTEDCKDVTFEKPLSLTEVLSEPKESFPVVVNILEPPKSFSLLKCNWMPQLSLHQHLVFHKAGTTGMVILSSMKNQKTQKYFLVSDIYGGRFRRQPREFNSVYELYVASLQAPGLRVSVTKNSKEVEGEGLPVLSVGEHLEVVCCKWMKLPHPGHAGKSESVEALLCQRLPEPGYLDDDNDDEECLEDGKQEVILPLYMQNHFVEVLTENRKYSLKDLGKKFSLPLDIKVVSRDPKLQNDPLAGLPCLRIESTLFEPTILASFPHSPEYCFEIPAQWISMHVSFTTEPLPWHDNQPPTCHVESVTEVTNTFFYEFCKRDNTDAPPPPRPPKSYNDTCKQKPREHQSQRGSPTESLANLTLNVKKRPQAMLPDIISDEQAQPVTLRKQPAVEMTICQAQADMLLRMNDMKKNVPPQVPEESADSDHEYEIVEEKEKY, translated from the exons ATGGCAGTGTCGGTCGTTTTGCCGCTGCAGGATCTCATCGCCTCCTTGGACAAAAAATGTTTGCCAAGAATTCTTCAAGTTTATTCTGGAGTTTATTTCCAAG gGTCTGTATATGACGTTTCTGGTTATGAAGTGTCCTTTTCTACTGGAGATTTAATAAAAGTAATTGACACTGAGCTTGTGTCCGTTTGCTGCGAGGACATCAGCATGAATGAGAAATTTGAGCTCCCTATTAACTACACAG GCTTGTTTAAGATGGTTCCAGAGATGATACCATACAGTTCAGTAGAAGAGATGGTGACTCTTATGCCTGTCACGCTGgaatccagctcctccttcaccttcaCCAGCTGCTCCAAGATAGCATTCGAAAATCTCACAGTGGGGGCTGGAACAGTTTTGACAGTGCTCTCTATTGAGCGGAAAGAGGGCAAAGAAGATAAACTGCGCTGTAAGGTCCAGGGTCACCATGAGGCAGCTGAAGTTGCCATCCCTCTTTCTGTCCGTGGGCAATTTGCGGAGTGTGAGCAGGAGGAGTGCTTCACCCTCCAGCAGATTTTATCATCACCATTGCTGAATAGTCGAAGGTTTCGCTTCATCGGCAACAAGTGCGATCGACCACTAGTTCTCACACCAGTGTACCAGGTCCGCGCTATCATGAACT TAAGAAAGGAAATCCTGAAGTTTCCCTCCAGCCTTGAGGTTGATGTGGTCGATGTCACAGAGGATTGTAAGGATGTGACTTTCGAAAAGCCACTCAGTCTGACAGAGGTCTTGTCTGAACCAAAAGAATCTTTCCCTGTGGTAGTAAACATACTGGAACCGCCTAAAAGTTTTTCTCTGCTGAAGTGCAACTGGATGCCACAACTTAGCCTGCACCAACACCTGGTTTTCCACAAAGCAGGAACCACGGGTATGGTTATATTATCCAGTatgaaaaatcaaaaaacaCAGAAGTACTTCTTGGTTTCTGACATATATGGCGGACGATTTCGGAGGCAGCCAAGAGAATTTAATTCAGTGTACGAGCTCTATGTTGCATCACTGCAGGCACCTGGTCTGAGAGTCAGTGTGACAAAAAACAGcaaggaggtggagggagaaggTCTGCCTGTCCTCAGTGTGGGTGAACATCTGGAGGTTGTCTGCTGTAAATGGATGAAGTTGCCTCATCCAGGCCACGCTGGGAAGTCTGAATCTGTTGAGGCTTTGCTGTGTCAGCGTCTCCCGGAACCAGGTTACCtggatgatgataatgatgacgAGGAATGCTTGGAGGATGGGAAACAAGAAGTTATTCTTCCCCTGTATATGCAGAATCACTTTGTGGAGGTGCTGACTGAAAACAGAAAGTACAGCCTTAAAGATTTGGGAAAGAAGTTTAGTTTACCCCTGGACATTAAAGTGGTAAGCCGTGATCCTAAACTGCAGAATGACCCTCTGGCTGGGCTCCCATGCCTCAGAATCGAGAGTACTCTGTTCGAACCAACCATCCTGGCAAGCTTCCCGCACAGTCCAGAGTACTGCTTTGAGATCCCAGCTCAGTGGATTTCGATGCATGTGTCTTTCACCACAGAACCCCTTCCATGGCATGACAATCAACCACCTACGTGTCATGTGGAAAGTGTGACAGAGGTGACAAATACATTCTTTTATGAATTTTGCAAAAGGGACAACACAgatgctccacctccacctcgaCCACCAAAGTCTTACAATGATACATGCAAACAGAAACCGCGCGAACATCAATCGCAAAGGGGCAGTCCAACAGAATCGTTAGCCAATTTgactttaaatgtcaaaaaaaggCCCCAAGCTATGCTACCTGAC ATTATCTCTGATGAACAGGCTCAACCTGTAACGCTTCGAAA
- the themis2 gene encoding protein THEMIS2 isoform X2, with translation MAVSVVLPLQDLIASLDKKCLPRILQVYSGVYFQGSVYDVSGYEVSFSTGDLIKVIDTELVSVCCEDISMNEKFELPINYTGLFKMVPEMIPYSSVEEMVTLMPVTLESSSSFTFTSCSKIAFENLTVGAGTVLTVLSIERKEGKEDKLRCKVQGHHEAAEVAIPLSVRGQFAECEQEECFTLQQILSSPLLNSRRFRFIGNKCDRPLVLTPVYQVRAIMNLRKEILKFPSSLEVDVVDVTEDCKDVTFEKPLSLTEVLSEPKESFPVVVNILEPPKSFSLLKCNWMPQLSLHQHLVFHKAGTTGMVILSSMKNQKTQKYFLVSDIYGGRFRRQPREFNSVYELYVASLQAPGLRVSVTKNSKEVEGEGLPVLSVGEHLEVVCCKWMKLPHPGHAGKSESVEALLCQRLPEPGYLDDDNDDEECLEDGKQEVILPLYMQNHFVEVLTENRKYSLKDLGKKFSLPLDIKVVSRDPKLQNDPLAGLPCLRIESTLFEPTILASFPHSPEYCFEIPAQWISMHVSFTTEPLPWHDNQPPTCHVESVTEVTNTFFYEFCKRDNTDAPPPPRPPKSYNDTCKQKPREHQSQRGSPTESLANLTLNVKKRPQAMLPDAQPVTLRKQPAVEMTICQAQADMLLRMNDMKKNVPPQVPEESADSDHEYEIVEEKEKY, from the exons ATGGCAGTGTCGGTCGTTTTGCCGCTGCAGGATCTCATCGCCTCCTTGGACAAAAAATGTTTGCCAAGAATTCTTCAAGTTTATTCTGGAGTTTATTTCCAAG gGTCTGTATATGACGTTTCTGGTTATGAAGTGTCCTTTTCTACTGGAGATTTAATAAAAGTAATTGACACTGAGCTTGTGTCCGTTTGCTGCGAGGACATCAGCATGAATGAGAAATTTGAGCTCCCTATTAACTACACAG GCTTGTTTAAGATGGTTCCAGAGATGATACCATACAGTTCAGTAGAAGAGATGGTGACTCTTATGCCTGTCACGCTGgaatccagctcctccttcaccttcaCCAGCTGCTCCAAGATAGCATTCGAAAATCTCACAGTGGGGGCTGGAACAGTTTTGACAGTGCTCTCTATTGAGCGGAAAGAGGGCAAAGAAGATAAACTGCGCTGTAAGGTCCAGGGTCACCATGAGGCAGCTGAAGTTGCCATCCCTCTTTCTGTCCGTGGGCAATTTGCGGAGTGTGAGCAGGAGGAGTGCTTCACCCTCCAGCAGATTTTATCATCACCATTGCTGAATAGTCGAAGGTTTCGCTTCATCGGCAACAAGTGCGATCGACCACTAGTTCTCACACCAGTGTACCAGGTCCGCGCTATCATGAACT TAAGAAAGGAAATCCTGAAGTTTCCCTCCAGCCTTGAGGTTGATGTGGTCGATGTCACAGAGGATTGTAAGGATGTGACTTTCGAAAAGCCACTCAGTCTGACAGAGGTCTTGTCTGAACCAAAAGAATCTTTCCCTGTGGTAGTAAACATACTGGAACCGCCTAAAAGTTTTTCTCTGCTGAAGTGCAACTGGATGCCACAACTTAGCCTGCACCAACACCTGGTTTTCCACAAAGCAGGAACCACGGGTATGGTTATATTATCCAGTatgaaaaatcaaaaaacaCAGAAGTACTTCTTGGTTTCTGACATATATGGCGGACGATTTCGGAGGCAGCCAAGAGAATTTAATTCAGTGTACGAGCTCTATGTTGCATCACTGCAGGCACCTGGTCTGAGAGTCAGTGTGACAAAAAACAGcaaggaggtggagggagaaggTCTGCCTGTCCTCAGTGTGGGTGAACATCTGGAGGTTGTCTGCTGTAAATGGATGAAGTTGCCTCATCCAGGCCACGCTGGGAAGTCTGAATCTGTTGAGGCTTTGCTGTGTCAGCGTCTCCCGGAACCAGGTTACCtggatgatgataatgatgacgAGGAATGCTTGGAGGATGGGAAACAAGAAGTTATTCTTCCCCTGTATATGCAGAATCACTTTGTGGAGGTGCTGACTGAAAACAGAAAGTACAGCCTTAAAGATTTGGGAAAGAAGTTTAGTTTACCCCTGGACATTAAAGTGGTAAGCCGTGATCCTAAACTGCAGAATGACCCTCTGGCTGGGCTCCCATGCCTCAGAATCGAGAGTACTCTGTTCGAACCAACCATCCTGGCAAGCTTCCCGCACAGTCCAGAGTACTGCTTTGAGATCCCAGCTCAGTGGATTTCGATGCATGTGTCTTTCACCACAGAACCCCTTCCATGGCATGACAATCAACCACCTACGTGTCATGTGGAAAGTGTGACAGAGGTGACAAATACATTCTTTTATGAATTTTGCAAAAGGGACAACACAgatgctccacctccacctcgaCCACCAAAGTCTTACAATGATACATGCAAACAGAAACCGCGCGAACATCAATCGCAAAGGGGCAGTCCAACAGAATCGTTAGCCAATTTgactttaaatgtcaaaaaaaggCCCCAAGCTATGCTACCTGAC GCTCAACCTGTAACGCTTCGAAA